The window CAGGTGATGCACGAACTCCAGCTGAAACAGAGAAAGACTACAATCTCAGGGTTGATCCGCCTCTACTGAGCATTGTTGTCAGCACTTGCACCACCTGCCTGGCGGCATCTACTACAGCTGTGTCCCTCAGCCCCACATTGCCTACATCGCCTAGGACGACATAACATTCGCGTGTCCATCTCGTTCAAGAAGTAGGTCATCCTTGGACGACCTTTGGTAACTCGTCTCAGGTACGGATTCGGTACGAATCGAGGCCCGTTGTAAGCAGGCCGTGTAGTAGGATTCCTCAGTGGCCTAAACCTGGCTCGGTAAACCCGTCAAACTTGGTCCATCTTATACACATCATGAATATAAACTTGCCAATCTAGTCGTTGATTTTCATAACATGCAAACACATGTCGACAAGGAATTCGGTCCACCTGAAACTCACCGCAGTCACATCGTTGTCGACGGAGGTCGACAGCATACTCCATTCCACTTGGCATCTCACGCACTTCAAAGACCTCATTCTGCCTGTCGAAGCAATTCACCTGGATGTTTCCTGATGCAAGTTGATTTGCATGCAACTTGGAGGTCACAAGCTCAGAAAAAACATGGCCAGCATTAATCCGAGCCTCTGCCTCACCTCTTTTTCGAGTGAACAACTCGTTGAGTCTGTAGAAAGTTGCTTTGACAAGTGCAGCGAAGGGGAGATTGCGTGCACCCTTTATGAATGAGTTGATGCATTCCACGAggttcgtcgtcatgtgaccccaTCGGTAACCACCATCGAATGCCAATGCATACTATTCGCGGGGGATTCGGTTTAGCCAGTTAGTATAAGCCTTGCCCCATTCTCGTAAACGTTGGTAACGCAATTCATACTCGCGGACCGTCCTCGAATATCCTGCGCAATAAGAAAGGACAAATTACAAAAAACAACCAATAACAGTACCCTGTTAATAATGAACTTCAAATTACAACAAGGTTACCTATATTGATGACAAGTTTTTATAGATACGGTACCTTGAACTTTCTCAAAAAATTTgactctatatgcctgatgcaaaacatGTGGAAAGCTCTGGGAGGCGACCAAGCTCCGTTACCGCGGGCCACAGTTGTATTGATGGATTCGTGTCAGTCAGAGATCAGTCCCGCACCATCCCGAGTCA is drawn from Arachis hypogaea cultivar Tifrunner chromosome 12, arahy.Tifrunner.gnm2.J5K5, whole genome shotgun sequence and contains these coding sequences:
- the LOC114924927 gene encoding uncharacterized protein; translated protein: MTTNLVECINSFIKGARNLPFAALVKATFYRLNELFTRKRGEAEARINAGHVFSELVTSKLHANQLASGNIQVNCFDRQNEVFEVREMPSGMEYAVDLRRQRCDCGEFQVDRIPCRHVFACYENQRLDWQVYIHDVYKMDQV